Below is a window of Penaeus monodon isolate SGIC_2016 chromosome 26, NSTDA_Pmon_1, whole genome shotgun sequence DNA.
AACGGAACCGAAGCCACTCGTCGGAAGATCCCCGTCGCGGAGGTGATCGTCCATGAGAGACACCACCCGACGAGCCTCGCCCATGACATTGCCATTCTCAGGCTCAAGGAACCCGTTCAGTTCAGTTCGAAGGTGAGACCGAGAAGAAGGCAATTGCAAAGGAGACTGATAAGTAAAAGAGAAGGGGTTTGGGTTATATGCTCTGTAGGATTACTCGCCGTCCTAGGTTTAagagttaaattatatatatatatatatatatatatatatatatatatatatatatatatatatatatatatatatatatataaatatatatatatatatatatatatatatatatatatgtatatatgtatatatatatatgtatatatatatatatatatatatatatatatatacacacacacaaggccgcggtggccgaatggttagagcgtcggactcaagactgtcacgacggcaatctgaattcgagggttcaagtcaccgaccgccgcgttgttcccttgggcaaggaacttcacctcgattgcctgcctagccactgggtggccaagccagcccaagtcagtgctggtcccaagcccggataaatagagagaatgattacctaaaaggtaccaccggcactctccgtggaaaggaactggggaccctaccacgtactcactccaagagcatcacaacgtgaaaactgctgtgaccacggcggttcagacatgaacctaccgttaaaagaagaaagaatacacacacacacacacacacatatatatatatacacacacacatatatatatgcgcttttGACAAATGGGTGAAAAAAAACGGTAGTGAGTGTGTCGGAAAAGCAGAAAGAACGTGGAGAGAAATGTACACAACGATTTAAGCTAATGAGCTCATTCATCTCTTTTCATCTTATAAACCGAAGATAACGAAGTCAAAACTTTTTGAATGCgcgatgaaatgaaatgaaaacattcATGGTTGTTTTATGTATTTCCTCTCCTATGTACAAAGAACTAAAGTATGTGttcctttcctctgcctccttttcttctcattctccttccttttattctatcctccacaactcctcctcctcctcctcctcttcatccacatcctcatcctccctcctcatcctcatcctcccccgctccacctcctcctccacctccccttcttcctccccctccccctcctcccctccccttcttcttcttcttcctcctcctcctcctcatcatcatcatcatcatcatcatcatcatcatcatcatcatcatcatcatcatcatcatcatcatcatcatcatcatcatcatcattctcctcctcctcctccttctcctcctcctcgtccccatcatcatcatccgtctcctccttcttcttcttcttcttctcctcctcctcctcctcctcctcctcctcctcctcctcctcctcctcctcctcctcctcctcctcctcctcctcctcctcctcctctcttcctccctctcccttcctcctccttttccattagGTCGCTCCTATTTGCCTGGACGTGGAAGACGAGAACCACAACGTCACAACAGCTATCGCCACCGGTTGGGGCAAACTTGAGGaaggttatatctatatttatcatttgtttatcttGGTTTATGTGTGCTGTCAACATGGCCTTGATAATTGTCTTGTTTATCACTTTActtacttttttgtatttttggatccactcttccctcctcctacccacaTTATCATGTAAATATTAAAAAGTCGCTTCCTTCCTCAACCCCAAATTGTTACACACCATTCATCCGTGTGTTATTTTTTCGCATTTTCTTTATCTCCGGTTTATCcctgctttcttttcctttctttcccgtcACGCGACACGATCCTACAGACGGAGAAGAGTCCGAGATGCTACAGGAAGTGGAGTTGCCTATCGTGCCGCAGGACGAGTGTGAGAAGCAGTATGCACCCATAAGCATCGCAGGACATTTTGTGTGTGCCGGCGAAGAAGGAAAGGACGCGTGTCAGGTAAAGGAGGATGTGTGGATTTGTCTTTTTATAGGTGGCATTACTTCCcgtgagagggagagtgtgtgcgtgtgtatgtgtttgtgtgcgtgtgcgtgtgtgtgttagtttgtgtgtgcgtgtgcgcacttgtgtgtgtgtgtgtgtgtgtgtgtgtgtgtgtgtgtgtgtgtgtggtgtgtgtgtgtgtgtgtgtgtgtgtgtgtgtgtgtgcatctatgagagagagagagagagagacgagagagtggggagagagagagagagagagagagagagagagagagagagagagagagagagagagagagagagagagagagagagagagagagagaagaataaaagaaaaagagcgcATAAGAGGATCTTTAAGTATAGAGCCTCAGTACTGGAACTAGTTGGACTGTTAGAAATTGGTACGTACGGCTTGACTCTATTTGTAGAGAGATTACAACACTAATAAATCACACAAGCTAATGTAGACGGGCTCGGTGCTTGCACTGTAACAGGGCCGAGCCAAGACCAGAGGCCTGGCTATTAGTGTTAAGGATATGGCAACAGGCATTCTGTGGGTCAGGACTGAATCAAGGGCTAAGGTCATTTTGGTATTCCGTCGGTGGTTATTGAAATTGCAGAGTGGAGGTACCACCCAAATGCCCCGTATATCATTGACCCACAGAACGCCTTCAGTCGCCATACTGTGAACACACCAGACATCCCATGGCCCCTGGCCTGGGCCAAGCCTGAGTGGCCTAGCTAAGACTCAATCATCAATACAGTCTACATTACCTTTTGTTATTTATCTGTATAACGACTCTTTCTATAAATAATAAGTCAAGCGATACATACCAATCAGTCCCAGTACTGAGGCTCCATATTTAGAAAGAGCTACTTATAGCTAGTGGCAGCAGTGGGATCTCACTTTGTAGAATGAGTATAATACTGACAAAACACACAAGGGAAGGTAGACTGGGTGGATGCTTGACCAGGCCCGGGCCAAGGGCTGGTTGGTGATGTTCATTATGACAACGGGAGGCGTTCTGTGGATGTGGTCTGGGTCAAGGGCTAAGGTCATATTAGTATCAAAATTGCCCTAGGTCAAGTGCCATTTTAGAAGCTATTGTTTTCCACATAATTATGCTTGTATCCCCaccatagagagagaaagtatgtgtaagtatgtacttTCATGCAGATTTATGCACATTTCAGTGTTCTTACATTCAGGTACTCGCTTGAAAGCTTGTGCATGGACCTACCTAAATGCCTTTATTGACTCACATGGCATCCCTGTCCCTACAGTCTGACAGCGGAGGGCCCCTGGTCGTCTCCAGACCCGACGGGTCGTGGTACCTCCTGGGCTTGACGTCATGGGGAAGGGGGTGCGGGCGGCCTAAATATCCAGGGGTGTTCGTCCAGGTCGAGAGTAAGTGTCGGAGCTGACCTCAGCATGTCAgctcttttattcattataaaggggcatatacatatgtgcagacATACATTTGGACTCTGTTTTAAGGTCCAAAtgtaacatttacacacacatgcatatagtcAGATACACTGAAGCCGTTGTCACGTGTTATTCTTCTATAACTTGTTGATAGTAATGTACAATTTTCCTACTTGGTATAATCCTCATCTTGAGTTGCATTGTAAAAGATTGGGCGAATGTGATGGTTCTGTTTATCCGTGTGACCAGCAAGTTCGGAAGTATTCAGCTCATAGGCTGGAACAACTTCAAAGGTTGGATATTATCACAAACTTAATGAAGAAAAAACGCTCCTGTGACCGGCTTTACTAGGTTACTTCTCCCACAGGTTACCTGAGTTGGATCGCGAATAAAATCCCCGACGACGACTGCGGTTACTTGTCGCATCTCCCTACCCCAGCTCCGCTGACAACTTCGATGCCGAACGAGAACTGCAGTGAGTTCTGCTAATAAAATGGGTCCTGTTAATTTCTTGATAGAGCTCTTGTAGAGTACTCTTCACGTTTACTCGCAAGATCTTTTAAAATCGAAGTTCATGTGTTCAAGTTCAAAATTACTATAGTTTGGATAAAAGGCTACACCCATATGGTGCGGCCAGGCATGGTGATTAAAGACAAGgggcagaagaaaaaaatctccgAATATTAATTCCCAGAGATGCTGAATGCTGTTACGCAACGATACTTTGTTTAGGAGGCACTACAagtcccctccacccccccataaACAATTTCCACTGCAAAAAGgcctatttatgtattttttttttctccttatgttTTGGGAACCATAGTTAATCCTtactcatcatttttcttttttctaaaacatTTCATCTTCACGTGTAGCCATTGAAAAGTTTATCCTAAacagttttccttctctttcagaaTGCGGAGTACCAAACCGTAAAGATCGCATAGTGGGCGGAGTAGTCACACAGCCACACACGTTCCCATGGATGGTGGCTTTGACAGAAGGATTCAGCATGGTTCCCTACTGCGGCGCCGCCCTCGTTTCCAACCAGTGGGTTATCACAGCCGCCCATTGCACCGAAAAGTatgttggttgtgttttggtttgtatcCGAGAGCCACTGTATCTGTGAATATGCTGTTGTATTAGTTGTATTTACAGATGTACAAATATGTCCGTGACTATTGTTTACACTTTGCCCTGTATCCGTGATACAGCCATTTTCTCCGTGATTTTGTTGTATTTACTGTATTTGCATTTGTTCTAATATACCCAGGACTTATTTACCAGTTTCATGGTTCATTGACAAATGCATCCAAGGTTATGTTGCTTATATTTTGTTCTGCATCCTCAATTTTGTTGCAGTTATTGTCTATTCATGTTTAAATATACACATGGCGTATTTACTGTTTCATGGATCATTGACTATGTTCAGAGATCTCAAATTTATACTTCTCAGATTTCGTGATATatgatttatttccattttttctacGTTTTTGCTGTATCCACAATATCGTCGATTTTTTGTATTCTGGTATTTCCATAGGCCTTTATGGTTAAATGTTTGCTTCTGTAACCGCCATCCTGCAGAAATCATGTAAttcatgtcttttctttctttctttctttctttcatgtatctatatatgtaacttGATTGAGGGAGAGAtccaatatacatataactgtacttttttttttcttttaccttttttgtcaaTACACCATACtgtaaaattattttctcttcaGTATGTTCCCTGATGACCAAGTCCTTCTGGGAATGCATGACACGAGCCATCGTCATGAGACCGGTCTTATCCGTCGCAGTATAGAGGAGGTTCGTATCGTCTATCCAAAGTCTCAAATCTAGACGGAAAGATACGATACACATCTATGCGTTTCGCCCTTTTTCTATGAATTCTCTTTTTTAATCAATTCAGGGATACTTTATAACTATCTTCGTTACCGAGGACATAGTTAtgggctaaaaaaaataaatgaataaataaaaaataatcagagTCTGTTTGAAGAATAACTTCAAATATTGCTATATATCACCGACCTCGACAATTTCGTAACTCGACCTTACTGACTCCAAGGGGGAGGTACAAGGGAGAAATACATGGAGCAGATGACGACTTCGGTACgttctcattctgtttctctctctctcctctctctctctctctctctctctctctctctctctctctctatatatatatatatatatatatatatatatatatatatatatatatatatatatatatatataatatatatataatatatatatataatatatatgttatatatatatatatatatatgtatgttatatatatacttttctccctccctccccttctctctttccctctctgttttttttctgaggcGATAGTATACGCAAacaatttattagttattataactTAAATGCATTATTATAGTAAAAGTTTTTGTTTGCCATTACACATGAACATATgcggtttatttcttttatttctctggcCTCCATTGTAACAACAACTTcagttatttccttttcatttctaccTGTTGATTGGGACGCTTCCGCTCCAGCAGGTACTCCTTAGGGCTTGAGGACTGCCTCACTGGCTCCAACATTTGCTTATATTGCACTGCAAATGTAACTACGATACTAATCCTAATTCACAAACACATGCTAATTCAAATgcgcgcctacacacacacacacacacacacacacacacacacacacacacacacacacacacacacacacacacacaaaaccacacacacacacacacacacacacacacacacacacacacacacacacacacacacacacacacacacacaaattccagTAAAATAAATATGAGATAACGAGGCAGTTATGATCATTGTCAGTAACTGCTTCTATCACCACTATTACAAAATCAACTCCTAGTCACTATACCCTCAGtaatatttacattttcactgtcgccattttttttttttttctattgctcccATTTGTTTATCTCTCAGCCCTGCTAtttatatctctccctctttcccccagatCGTGCCGCATCCTCGGTACGGTGAAGTTGTTCTAGACAACGACATCGCTCTCATAAAGCTCTCCAGCCCTGTAGTCTTTAACCAATCGTATATCGCCCCAGTGTGTCTTCCTGCCCTTGGCCAGAAGTTTGATAATGGCACCGCTATTGTCACGGGATGGGGCTCTATAGAATATTGTaagtgttaaaaaaggggggagggtgagcaTTTCATGTAGAAGGAACTGACCAGCGTAGAgaggctgtgtgcgtgtgtgtgtgtgtgtgtgtgtgtgtgtgtgtgtgtgtgtgtgtgtgtgtgtgtgtgtgtgtgtgtgtgtgtgtgtgtgtgtgtgtgtgtgtgtgtgtgtgtgtgtgtgtgtgtgggagtgggaatgggagttaaagtgagtgagtgagcgagcgagcgagcgtggCTGTGTATGGGCGTACGAGCATGCGTTCTTGTCGGAGATAGCTAGAATGTGTCCCGATATATGGAATTCAGTCATGACGTTGCATAATCATTATATACCACTGCTTGGAAACTACTCCATAACTACaatacaattccttttttttttttttttttgagacatatataaaatgcatttcTCAAGCATCGTGTACAGCATCCCGTTATAATCGGCGCGATTTTCCCCTTTAATGAATACGGCCTCTCTCGCGCCTCGTTATTACAACCTCATCTCCTTTACAGACGGTGCGAACTCGGATAAACTGAGGATGGTCGAGTTGCCCCTCGTGCCACACGAAATTTGCTCGAAAACGTACTCCCCTTATGTGACTGAGAATATGATCTGCGCTGgtttgaaggagggaggaaaagatgctTGTCAGGTGAACAGAATAGTTTTGGCTGTGATTGTTATATTTTCTAGTTATGGTTggggttgttattattttttatgttactgttgttaatactgttaatgttgatgttattatcatcatcgtcatcactatcattgctatcattattgatgttattattactattactgatatcaatattactgttactattactactagcagTCATATTGTCATTTTATATTTAACCCTGTTGTTGTTTCAGATgtccttttgttattatcataatttctgttaggaatgttattcttatcactgttatcctTAATTTTCTCACACCATCATTTTTGCTTTTGTCGTTAatatattactagtactactactactacgactattactactgcaattgatataatcattatcattattattatcattactattattattactgttgaagtattgttgttattattactattattgttgttattattatcattattattactattattatatttttattattattattactattactattgtactACTTAAAATGATTCAAAAAAGAATATCACCTAGAGTTGAAGAAGTGCTTAGTGAGAGTCAAGCAGGGTTTAGAAGAGGTCGAAGCACTGTGGAGCAAATAAcaaccattaaaattttaaatgaaaaagtgagagataCAGGAAAATTGATCTTCCATAACTTTATCGACTTTCGTAAAGTATTTGATAGAGTCTGGCATGAGGCACTTTGGCACACCATGAGGAAATTCAACATTGGTGAAGGAATAACAACATTAGCACAAAGCTGTATGAATGTGCAAAGTCTGAAGTTTTGGTTGACGACTCTTAGAGCGAATGGTTTGCAACCAACgttggtgtaagacaagggtgtttgCTATCTCCGACCTTATTTAACCTCTTTTTAGAAAGAATATGACAGATGCGCTGGATGAATATTCTGGGGGTGTTAGCTGCCCGGGGAGAAAGATAGTTGACCTACGTTTTGTAGATGACATTGACTTAGTAGAAGAGAGTGCAAGTGGCATTCAGGAGATCACCAAGACTAGAGAAAATTGCAAAGAAATACGGAATGGAGATTAGCacagagaaaagtaaagtgaTGGTTGTTGGAAAACCAGAGAACACCTATGGCCAAGTAGCAGATGTGATGATGGATGGAATCAAGCTTGAACAGGTCAAGAGTTTCACCTACTTAGGCTCAACACTCACGGATAATGGgagatcagaaaaagaaattcgaataagaattggaagagctactagctcactcgcatcgctggacaacatctggagggctagaaatgtaagcatgaaaaacaagatactgttaatgagatcaatcataatgagt
It encodes the following:
- the LOC119590060 gene encoding transmembrane protease serine 9-like isoform X1, translated to MFFAGVSSFRLLLLVTLPLASLGIPPPRHYPVRRLKGHQKKPETNHQLPLARDHCPPCGQRAGAGGAGDRIVGGSDAGDHPWMAGVLMYGGEMICGASLITRQHVLTAAHCVNTIVLGEDSIDVVLGSKLLRNGTEATRRKIPVAEVIVHERHHPTSLAHDIAILRLKEPVQFSSKVAPICLDVEDENHNVTTAIATGWGKLEEDGEESEMLQEVELPIVPQDECEKQYAPISIAGHFVCAGEEGKDACQSDSGGPLVVSRPDGSWYLLGLTSWGRGCGRPKYPGVFVQVESYLSWIANKIPDDDCGYLSHLPTPAPLTTSMPNENCKCGVPNRKDRIVGGVVTQPHTFPWMVALTEGFSMVPYCGAALVSNQWVITAAHCTENMFPDDQVLLGMHDTSHRHETGLIRRSIEEIVPHPRYGEVVLDNDIALIKLSSPVVFNQSYIAPVCLPALGQKFDNGTAIVTGWGSIEYYGANSDKLRMVELPLVPHEICSKTYSPYVTENMICAGLKEGGKDACQGDSGGPMVVDDGSGSYLLAGLVSWGMGCATPDRPGVYTNVANYVDWISEVIAGSETCGASD